In the genome of Apodemus sylvaticus chromosome 2, mApoSyl1.1, whole genome shotgun sequence, one region contains:
- the Hilpda gene encoding hypoxia-inducible lipid droplet-associated protein: MKYMLNLYALGVLLTLLSIFVRLMESLGGLLENPLPGSSGITRGQLANTQPPKGLPDHTSRGVQ; the protein is encoded by the coding sequence ATGAAGTACATGCTGAACCTCTATGCGCTGGGGGTCTTGCTGACCCTGCTTTCTATCTTCGTTAGACTGATGGAGTCACTGGGAGGCTTACTGGAGAACCCATTGCCGGGGAGCTCCGGGATCACGCGAGGTCAACTAGCCAACACACAGCCTCCCAAGGGCCTTCCGGACCATACTTCCCGAGGAGTGCAATAA
- the Garin1a gene encoding Golgi-associated RAB2 interactor protein 1A, producing MSKIRGLPPAIRDPGPGVELGVEDGLLCQLIHSPEFNLFSDSVVFESTFIQVTKQGTWMDAYERSATMILGVTSSVPSLPLPNILLMANVTWPQGPISTCSTLGAPVITLSRILPLKYVELQIYDQAQRILRVRTVTEKIYYLRLHEKHPQAVFQFWIRLVKILQRGLSITTKDPRIQFTHCLVPKIPNSSTEITPESSLPASSQNSETIMLLTAERDSRSLLELPNKHQLSRDRHTDTATKKDNSGKRETAQLEASSISMPMRATLSHSLWEQQDSSENLLQAPVASSLGENLLGP from the exons ATGAGTAAAATTAGGGGCCTCCCTCCTGCGATCAGGGACCCAGGCCCTGGAGTGGAACTTGGAGTAGAAGATGGCCTTCTTTGTCAACTGATTCATTCTCCAGAATTCAACTTGTTCTCTGACTCAGTGGTGTTTGAGAGCACCTTTATCCAG GTCACTAAACAAGGAACCTGGATGGATGCCTATGAAAGATCTGCCACTATGATCCTTGGAGTAACCTCTTCCGTACCCTCGTTACCACTCCCCAATATCCTCCTGATGGCCAATGTCACCTGGCCTCAAGGTCCGATTTCCACCTGTAGCACACTTGGTGCCCCTGTCATCACcctcagcag GATTCTTCCCCTGAAGTATGTGGAGCTACAAATCTACGATCAGGCCCAGCGCATCCTTCGGGTTAGGACAGTGACTGAGAAGATCTACTACCTGAGGCTCCACGAGAAACATCCACAGGCTGTGTTTCAGTTCTGGATCCGCTTGGTGAAAATTTTACAGAGAGGTCTGTCTATCACCACCAAAGACCCAAGGATCCAGTTCACTCACTGCCTGGTGCCCAAGATACCCAACTCCTCCACTGAAATAACA CCTGAAAGCAGCCTGCCGGCATCCTCCCAGAACAGCGAGACCATAATGCTGCTAACAGCAGAGCGGGACAGCAGAAGTCTCTTAGAACTCCCAAACAAACACCAGCTCTCCAGAGACAG ACACACTGATACTGCCACAAAAAAAGACAACTCCGGCAAGCGCGAGACAGCCCAGCTCGAGGCATCTTCGATTAGTATGCCCATGAGAGCCACTTTGAGCCACAGTCTTTGGGAACAACAGGACTCAAGTGAGAACTTACTGCAGGCTCCTGTAGCCAGCTCCCTAGGAGAGAACCTTTTGGGACCCTAA